The following coding sequences lie in one Coxiella endosymbiont of Amblyomma americanum genomic window:
- a CDS encoding inositol monophosphatase family protein, which produces MHPMLNIAIQAARNAARIIVHFIDRLDVVEIREKNRNDFVTQVDQLSEKEIIHTIRKAYPDHTILAEESGLHKFRDDFVWIIDPLDGTTNFIHGVPQMAISIALKYRNELVIAVIYDPLYQELFTAVRGNGAQLNNRRIRVSSCMNIDKALIGTNFPLKRTALSQTYNNFLETVVSQTIGIRHSGVAALDLAYVASGRLDGCWEIGLKPWDIAAGILLIIESGGFVCDFQGGSDYMKGNIITGNAKIHKFLLGLLLKTENDSK; this is translated from the coding sequence ATACATCCAATGCTTAACATTGCTATTCAGGCTGCGCGTAATGCAGCTCGTATCATTGTTCATTTTATAGATAGGTTAGATGTTGTCGAAATTAGAGAAAAAAATAGAAACGATTTCGTTACGCAAGTAGATCAACTTTCTGAGAAAGAAATTATACACACTATTCGCAAAGCTTACCCAGACCATACCATATTAGCCGAAGAATCAGGTTTACATAAATTCAGAGACGATTTTGTTTGGATCATTGATCCATTAGATGGGACCACTAATTTTATTCACGGTGTCCCACAAATGGCAATATCTATTGCTCTAAAATATCGTAATGAGTTAGTTATAGCGGTCATATACGATCCTCTGTATCAAGAATTATTTACAGCTGTTCGTGGTAATGGTGCTCAGTTAAATAACCGTAGAATTAGAGTCAGTTCTTGTATGAATATAGACAAAGCACTTATTGGTACTAACTTTCCTCTCAAAAGAACAGCATTGTCTCAAACTTATAATAATTTTTTAGAAACCGTTGTTTCTCAAACTATTGGTATTCGTCATTCTGGAGTCGCAGCTTTGGATTTAGCTTACGTTGCTTCTGGAAGGTTAGATGGTTGTTGGGAAATAGGTTTAAAACCGTGGGACATAGCTGCGGGTATTTTGCTCATTATAGAATCGGGTGGTTTTGTATGTGATTTTCAAGGGGGAAGTGATTACATGAAAGGAAATATAATCACCGGTAATGCTAAAATCCACAAATTTCTATTAGGATTGCTTTTAAAAACAGAAAATGATTCAAAATAG
- the secF gene encoding protein translocase subunit SecF, translating into MEFFKTNINIPFMRQRKWASIFSITIFLLSIISLFINGLNLGIDFSGGTQIEVSFMHSINTIEIRKNLSEQGFPKAIIRSYDSHHILIRIALQKELSRERLKKKLITATAGGTVNSIDYIGPQVDQQLIGRGTSSVIVALIAIIIYITLRFEFRFAISAAIALIHDPILILGIFSFFHLEFNLITLAAILTVMGYSLNDTIVVYDRIRENFRKCRHNTSIKIINLSINQILSRTIITSSLILTAVTVLFIFGGNTLRLFSLALIIGIIVGTYSSIYIAGSLTVAFGLKHQHLACPKRKIENNSIFL; encoded by the coding sequence ATGGAATTTTTTAAAACTAACATCAACATTCCATTTATGCGTCAACGCAAATGGGCGAGTATTTTTTCTATTACTATTTTTCTGCTTTCTATTATTTCGCTCTTTATTAATGGATTAAACTTAGGAATAGATTTTTCAGGAGGTACTCAAATTGAGGTTAGTTTTATGCATTCAATAAACACAATCGAAATTCGTAAAAATTTATCAGAACAAGGTTTTCCAAAAGCTATAATTCGGTCTTACGATAGTCATCATATTCTAATTCGTATTGCTTTACAAAAAGAATTGTCAAGAGAACGACTGAAAAAAAAATTAATTACAGCAACAGCAGGAGGTACTGTTAATTCGATAGACTATATTGGACCTCAGGTAGATCAACAACTTATAGGACGTGGAACCTCTTCTGTTATTGTAGCCTTAATCGCTATAATAATTTACATTACTTTACGTTTTGAATTTCGTTTTGCTATAAGCGCTGCTATTGCTTTAATTCATGATCCAATATTGATCTTAGGCATCTTTTCTTTTTTCCATTTAGAATTCAATTTAATTACATTAGCAGCAATTCTAACGGTCATGGGTTATTCTCTCAATGACACTATTGTAGTTTACGATCGTATACGTGAAAATTTTCGTAAGTGTCGTCATAACACTTCCATAAAAATTATAAATTTGTCTATAAATCAGATTTTATCCAGAACTATAATAACTTCAAGTTTGATTTTGACTGCCGTTACAGTGCTATTTATTTTTGGTGGAAATACTTTACGATTGTTTTCTCTAGCCTTAATTATTGGAATTATCGTTGGTACTTATTCGTCTATCTATATAGCTGGTTCCTTAACCGTTGCTTTTGGTCTTAAACATCAACATCTTGCTTGTCCAAAAAGAAAAATTGAAAACAATTCTATTTTTCTATAA
- the secD gene encoding protein translocase subunit SecD: MSINNRYSLRHYILLVLLVLGSVVYAMPNMYGEDPAIQISSKEGEPIGVDLEKQIMSNLVTQGIPYKSCQRTKNTILMRFHNMEIQLKAKDVIQKIADETRYSVALNLAPCTPKWLRVIGAKPMRLGLDLRGGIHFLLKINTSTIVALKEKRDFCNMLTTLCKAMRLYDTKNIILQKKSSIICFCNVKAREYGMSLLQKHFKDYQFIKIHQLGIQGILSKEVAYQTRKNTVNQVIAILRTRINELGVSESEIQQQGENYISVDLPGIQDTALAKDIIGKVATIALQLVDTAHNAQAIARTGTVPPGLMLYKYKGKPVLLKQEVILRGTSIASAVSTIGENGQPAVQVRVNGNEIPSFNRITKKNIGKPLAVVYVENQTSHYHLDSRKTTHRQIEKIINIATIQTTLGNNFQITNIANMEYANNLALLLRSGSYPVPVDFVQEKVIGPSLSQENIHIGITSIKVSVLSMIFFMAFYYRLFGVIADIALMLNIVVIIAILSILGATLTLPGIAGIVLTMSIALDANVLINERIREELRNSMSPLISIRTGYDRAFTTIVDSNVITLIVMAIVFALSSGSVQGFAVTTMIGLLSSMLTAIFFTRAIVNLIYERRSVSQLSIGIRVKKSH; the protein is encoded by the coding sequence ATGAGTATAAACAACCGATACTCTCTACGGCATTATATTTTACTTGTCCTGCTTGTTCTGGGAAGTGTAGTGTATGCTATGCCTAACATGTACGGTGAAGATCCAGCTATTCAAATTTCTTCAAAAGAGGGAGAACCTATCGGCGTTGATTTGGAAAAACAAATTATGTCAAATTTAGTAACTCAAGGTATCCCTTATAAATCTTGTCAGAGGACTAAAAATACAATTTTAATGCGCTTTCATAACATGGAAATCCAATTAAAAGCGAAAGACGTTATTCAGAAAATTGCAGATGAAACACGCTACTCGGTTGCATTGAATTTAGCACCTTGTACTCCAAAATGGCTTCGAGTGATTGGTGCTAAACCTATGCGATTGGGATTAGATCTGCGAGGTGGCATTCATTTTTTGTTAAAAATAAATACTAGTACTATAGTTGCTCTTAAAGAAAAGAGAGATTTTTGTAATATGCTCACTACACTTTGCAAAGCAATGCGTCTGTATGATACGAAAAATATAATATTACAGAAGAAGAGCAGCATCATTTGTTTTTGTAATGTAAAAGCCCGTGAATACGGTATGAGTTTATTACAAAAACACTTTAAAGATTACCAGTTTATTAAGATTCATCAACTAGGCATTCAGGGAATTCTTTCAAAAGAAGTTGCATATCAAACCCGAAAAAATACTGTTAATCAAGTAATTGCAATTCTTCGAACGCGAATCAACGAACTTGGTGTTTCTGAATCAGAAATTCAACAACAGGGAGAGAATTATATCAGTGTCGATCTGCCAGGTATTCAAGACACTGCTTTAGCAAAAGATATTATTGGTAAAGTAGCTACTATTGCTTTGCAACTAGTTGATACAGCACACAATGCGCAAGCAATTGCAAGAACAGGCACAGTACCTCCTGGTTTAATGTTATACAAATACAAAGGTAAACCTGTTTTATTAAAGCAAGAAGTGATTTTAAGAGGTACTTCAATTGCTAGCGCTGTAAGTACTATCGGAGAAAACGGTCAGCCGGCTGTACAAGTTCGTGTTAATGGCAACGAAATACCCTCTTTTAATCGCATCACCAAGAAAAATATAGGTAAACCACTAGCAGTGGTATATGTAGAAAATCAAACCAGTCATTATCATTTAGACAGCAGAAAAACAACTCACCGTCAAATAGAAAAAATAATCAATATAGCGACTATACAGACAACTTTAGGAAATAATTTTCAGATTACTAATATTGCCAACATGGAATACGCTAACAATTTAGCGTTACTATTGCGTTCTGGTTCTTATCCAGTTCCAGTAGATTTTGTTCAGGAAAAAGTTATTGGTCCTAGCCTTAGTCAAGAAAACATTCATATTGGAATTACTTCTATAAAAGTCAGTGTATTATCAATGATTTTTTTTATGGCGTTTTATTATCGTTTATTCGGCGTTATTGCAGATATTGCATTAATGTTAAATATCGTTGTTATTATTGCTATTTTGTCAATTTTAGGCGCAACGCTAACATTACCTGGCATAGCTGGAATTGTTTTAACTATGAGCATAGCTTTAGATGCTAATGTGTTAATTAATGAACGTATTCGAGAAGAACTTCGTAATAGCATGTCACCTCTAATAAGTATTAGAACAGGCTATGATCGTGCATTTACCACTATTGTGGACTCTAATGTAATTACATTAATTGTGATGGCCATTGTATTTGCATTAAGTTCAGGATCTGTTCAAGGATTTGCAGTTACTACTATGATTGGTTTACTATCCTCTATGTTAACAGCAATTTTTTTTACTCGTGCAATTGTCAATTTAATTTATGAAAGACGAAGTGTTTCTCAGTTATCCATTGGAATTAGAGTTAAAAAATCACATTGA
- the yajC gene encoding preprotein translocase subunit YajC, whose product MSLINSLLGIGTVYAAPSIAALQSSHLKGFWSMLWLPFLLILIFYFLLIRPQTKRVKEHKQLLERISLRDEVITTGGILGKVTQLKDDFVVLEIAKSTAITIQKGSIASVLPKNTIDSL is encoded by the coding sequence ATGAGTCTTATTAATAGTCTATTAGGTATCGGTACAGTCTACGCTGCACCTTCAATTGCCGCGCTACAATCTTCTCATCTTAAGGGTTTTTGGTCGATGTTATGGTTACCTTTCTTATTAATTCTTATTTTCTATTTTCTGTTAATTCGACCACAAACCAAACGGGTAAAAGAACATAAGCAATTATTAGAACGGATTTCTCTCAGAGACGAAGTTATAACGACCGGTGGTATTTTAGGGAAAGTGACGCAACTGAAAGATGATTTTGTAGTACTTGAAATAGCTAAAAGTACAGCAATTACTATACAAAAGGGATCCATTGCTTCGGTATTGCCTAAAAATACTATAGACTCACTTTAA
- the mnmA gene encoding tRNA 2-thiouridine(34) synthase MnmA: MLNVKKNHVVAIGLSGGVDSSVAAFTMKKLGCKVFGLFMKNWEFDIADPVCTVEKDLSDAKAVAGYIGMPLYTINFSREYWDNVFQICLDEFSKGRTPNPDVLCNKEIKFKFLLKYAKKMGADFLATGHYANLQKKNGYFKLLKAHDEHKDQSYFLYLLNQYQLSHSFFPLSNYKKSDVRKIAKQAGLTVHAKKNSTGICFIGERRFKTLLSEFLLAKSGNMETTEGKIVGKHDGIMFYTIGQRRGLYIGGRSDSNFQPWYVVDKDVKRNALIVGQGHDHPLLYTTELVCSNVHWIQGTPPRLLPFFCKAKTRYRQVDQLCSIALLTKDLYRVKFRHPQWAITPGQSVVFYLGNECLGGGIIEKQLKNN; encoded by the coding sequence GTGTTAAATGTTAAGAAAAATCATGTAGTTGCAATTGGTCTTTCCGGAGGCGTAGATTCTTCTGTGGCTGCGTTTACCATGAAAAAACTGGGATGTAAGGTCTTTGGTCTTTTTATGAAAAATTGGGAATTCGATATAGCAGATCCTGTTTGCACAGTGGAGAAAGATCTAAGTGATGCTAAAGCTGTTGCAGGTTATATTGGAATGCCTTTATACACAATTAATTTTAGTAGAGAATACTGGGACAATGTTTTCCAGATCTGCTTAGATGAATTCTCTAAAGGAAGAACACCAAATCCTGATGTTTTATGCAATAAGGAGATCAAATTTAAGTTTTTACTTAAATATGCCAAAAAAATGGGAGCGGATTTTCTTGCTACGGGCCATTATGCAAATCTACAAAAAAAAAATGGATATTTCAAATTGCTAAAAGCACATGATGAACACAAAGATCAAAGTTATTTTTTATATCTTCTCAATCAATATCAACTATCTCACAGTTTCTTTCCACTAAGTAACTACAAAAAGTCCGATGTTCGAAAAATAGCAAAACAAGCTGGCTTAACTGTTCACGCAAAAAAGAATAGTACTGGTATTTGCTTTATTGGAGAGCGCAGATTCAAAACATTACTGAGTGAATTTTTACTAGCAAAATCTGGAAATATGGAAACTACAGAAGGAAAAATTGTTGGTAAACACGATGGTATCATGTTCTATACTATAGGACAACGTAGAGGTCTTTACATTGGTGGTCGCTCCGATAGTAACTTTCAACCCTGGTATGTTGTCGATAAAGACGTTAAACGCAACGCATTAATCGTTGGTCAAGGACATGATCATCCTTTACTTTATACCACAGAACTTGTTTGTTCCAACGTGCATTGGATTCAAGGCACACCTCCACGTTTACTACCTTTTTTTTGTAAAGCTAAAACACGCTATCGACAAGTAGACCAATTATGTAGCATCGCATTGCTTACTAAGGACCTTTATCGAGTGAAATTTAGACATCCACAATGGGCAATAACACCTGGTCAGTCCGTGGTCTTTTATTTAGGAAATGAATGTTTAGGCGGAGGCATTATTGAAAAGCAATTAAAAAACAATTAA
- a CDS encoding multidrug effflux MFS transporter has translation MWILTPMVIALALSMDIYVPAVPSMSILFHVSSREMQLTLSLFMLTCSITQLIIGPLSDQYGRRPIGILSIVIFTLGSFLCANATSTLQLIIYRIIQAIGSVGMLVVSFAITRDLYHGEKSSKTYSYLNGIIAFSPMIAPFLGSYLDIHFGWQSTFLFLLITSLWAILNVLLVIPESLPKNKRIPLNSKIFREYKNIFINQIFFNYTFAAAIGLSYLFIFCSISPYIIMRLLHIPESHYGYYFACMGFSFFIGSLLSSFYIGKIGVYKTVTVGFLISCFGGIVMIAWYLIANLTISGFIYPMLLIGVGGTFSLGAGTGGAMEPFGNMAGMAAALSGSFRCFFSAFTSTLVITKNISSALPLALSAVLFSTVGLILFLTQKNNLKTRPYSLQE, from the coding sequence GTGTGGATTTTAACACCCATGGTAATAGCTTTAGCACTATCTATGGATATTTATGTACCAGCTGTCCCCAGCATGTCAATTTTATTTCATGTGTCTTCTAGAGAAATGCAACTTACGCTGAGTCTTTTTATGCTTACTTGCAGCATAACTCAATTAATCATTGGTCCTCTGTCTGATCAATACGGACGTCGACCGATTGGTATTCTTTCTATTGTAATTTTTACGCTGGGTTCGTTTCTCTGTGCGAACGCTACCTCAACATTACAATTAATCATATATCGCATCATTCAAGCTATCGGATCAGTAGGAATGCTTGTAGTAAGTTTTGCTATTACTCGAGATCTCTATCATGGAGAAAAAAGTAGCAAAACCTATAGTTATTTAAACGGTATTATTGCATTTTCTCCTATGATTGCCCCGTTTCTTGGAAGCTATTTAGACATTCATTTCGGATGGCAATCTACTTTTCTTTTTTTATTAATTACTTCTTTATGGGCTATTTTAAACGTTTTATTAGTTATACCGGAATCATTGCCAAAAAATAAACGCATTCCGCTTAATTCTAAGATATTTCGCGAATATAAAAATATTTTTATTAATCAAATTTTTTTTAATTATACATTTGCTGCTGCAATAGGTCTTAGTTATCTTTTCATTTTCTGCTCAATTTCACCTTATATTATCATGCGATTACTGCATATTCCTGAATCGCATTATGGATATTATTTTGCTTGCATGGGTTTCTCTTTTTTTATAGGAAGCCTATTGTCAAGCTTTTATATTGGAAAAATTGGTGTCTATAAAACAGTCACTGTAGGGTTTTTAATTTCATGCTTTGGTGGAATTGTTATGATAGCTTGGTATTTAATTGCTAATCTTACTATTAGTGGTTTTATTTATCCAATGCTTTTAATTGGTGTTGGAGGGACGTTTAGTTTAGGAGCTGGCACTGGTGGTGCTATGGAACCTTTTGGAAATATGGCTGGCATGGCAGCTGCTTTAAGCGGTTCTTTTCGATGTTTTTTTTCGGCTTTTACTAGTACACTGGTTATAACTAAAAATATTTCTTCTGCTTTACCTCTAGCATTGTCTGCCGTTTTATTCAGTACGGTAGGCCTAATTTTATTTTTAACTCAGAAAAATAACCTAAAGACTAGACCTTATTCTCTACAAGAATAA
- a CDS encoding RNA recognition motif domain-containing protein, producing the protein MSQSKVYVGSLSYDVTTDDLQSFFGQYGDIEETRLITDRETGRSKGFAFITYTNQSGAQAALVANGVELQGRKIRVNIARDGISSNSNNSGNRRRDGGNHPGGGGSSRRVRF; encoded by the coding sequence ATGAGTCAAAGTAAAGTCTATGTGGGGAGTTTGTCATATGATGTGACAACTGATGATCTTCAATCTTTTTTTGGACAATATGGTGATATCGAGGAAACCAGATTGATTACAGACCGAGAAACAGGGCGTTCTAAAGGTTTCGCTTTTATTACTTATACAAACCAAAGTGGAGCGCAAGCTGCTTTAGTTGCTAATGGTGTTGAATTGCAAGGACGTAAAATTCGAGTCAATATTGCACGAGATGGTATCAGCTCTAATAGCAACAATAGTGGCAATCGTCGACGAGATGGTGGCAATCATCCAGGAGGAGGGGGCAGTAGTCGACGAGTTCGATTTTAG
- the cyoD gene encoding cytochrome o ubiquinol oxidase subunit IV, translating to MNNISFEKISSTGEKKLGVYVLGIILCIALTFVSFLIVIMNTSFSKIAMLNVVFISAFVQFIVQIVFFLQLNTKNEHSKVNLISFVFTMVILIVLIGGSLWILWSLHYRMIR from the coding sequence GTGAATAATATTTCTTTCGAAAAGATAAGTAGTACCGGTGAAAAGAAATTAGGTGTTTATGTTCTTGGAATAATTCTGTGTATTGCTCTTACTTTTGTTTCTTTTTTGATAGTAATAATGAATACATCATTTTCTAAGATCGCAATGTTAAATGTTGTTTTCATCTCTGCTTTTGTTCAATTTATAGTTCAAATTGTATTTTTTCTGCAATTAAATACGAAAAATGAACATAGTAAAGTGAATTTAATATCTTTTGTATTTACTATGGTAATATTAATTGTACTCATAGGAGGTTCTTTATGGATTTTATGGAGCTTACATTATCGAATGATTCGTTAA
- the cyoC gene encoding cytochrome o ubiquinol oxidase subunit III has protein sequence MNAKTTADDFSDTDKIDIFGFWLYIMTDCILFAALFSTFLVLHYRGATGPVLKPLIDLPYVLIETLFLLLSNFTYFLAICAINKNKLSTVIFWLISTFILGAGFLIMELREFIHLYSKGYSWNISGSASAFFTLVGTHGVHVAVGLLWILIIIVQLPIFKINQNVKRRMVYLNLFWNFLDIIWIFLFTIVYLMEVICE, from the coding sequence GTGAACGCAAAGACAACAGCTGACGATTTCAGTGACACAGACAAGATAGACATTTTCGGTTTTTGGCTTTATATAATGACTGATTGTATTTTGTTCGCTGCATTGTTTTCCACTTTTTTAGTATTACATTATCGAGGAGCAACAGGCCCTGTATTAAAACCATTAATTGATTTACCTTATGTTCTCATTGAGACTCTCTTTCTATTACTGAGTAATTTTACTTATTTTCTAGCTATATGCGCAATTAACAAAAATAAGTTATCTACAGTTATATTTTGGTTAATATCAACTTTCATATTAGGTGCTGGATTTCTTATTATGGAATTAAGAGAGTTTATTCATCTGTATTCTAAAGGTTATTCTTGGAATATAAGTGGATCTGCTTCTGCTTTTTTTACTCTTGTAGGAACACATGGTGTTCATGTAGCTGTAGGTCTGTTGTGGATATTAATCATAATTGTTCAGTTGCCAATTTTTAAAATTAATCAAAATGTAAAGAGAAGAATGGTGTATCTAAATCTTTTTTGGAATTTTTTGGATATTATTTGGATTTTTCTTTTTACGATTGTTTATTTAATGGAAGTAATTTGTGAATAA
- the cyoB gene encoding cytochrome o ubiquinol oxidase subunit I, protein MLRELFLGTLTLDAVPIHTPIIVGAIIFMAIFFFGIVAFITFTKKWAYIWRQWIVSVDHKKIGVMYALLAGVMLLRGFSDVILMRSQQAIAAGTNVGFLSPEHYDQIFTAHGVIMIFFVAMPLVFSLANIVLPLQIGARDVAFPYLNSLSFWMTFVGAMLCNFSLVIGDFAATGWLAYPPLSELYYSPTVGVDYFIWSLQISGIGSLLGSINFIVTVFKMRAPGMNFMKMPIFVWTTFSSMILAALAFPILTVSLALLTLDRLLGMHFFSQYAGGNMMMYINLIWAWGHPEVYILILPAFGVFSEVVATFSRKKLFGYTTMVYATLVITFLSFIVWAHHFFTMGSGGDVNAIFGITTMIIAIPTGVKIFNWLFTMYKGRITTRTPLLWVFAFFFTFSIGGIAGVLMAIPPIDFQVHNSLFLVAHFHTVIIGGVLFGLFSGFIYWFPKAFGFRLDEQLGKWSFIFWVIGFYIAFMPLYFLGLMGVMRRLYHYTDITLQPYFVVAAIGAALIMIGILLQISQIIVSIKNRHQLRDNTGDPWDGRTLEWSIASPAPSYNFAFIPTVKERDQFWADKQKAKEQNCSWRVNPEDVQYENIHMPKNTAAGFLIAVFSGIFGFSIIWHMWIPAVLGLFSIITTIIVRTFNREVNYYIEASIVKKTELHHYKEASS, encoded by the coding sequence ATGTTAAGAGAACTTTTTCTAGGTACATTAACGCTCGATGCAGTGCCAATTCATACTCCCATTATTGTGGGAGCTATTATTTTTATGGCCATATTCTTTTTTGGAATTGTCGCATTTATTACTTTTACCAAAAAATGGGCGTATATTTGGCGCCAATGGATAGTCTCTGTAGATCATAAAAAGATTGGAGTCATGTATGCTCTCTTAGCAGGAGTTATGTTATTACGAGGGTTTTCGGATGTTATATTAATGCGCTCACAACAAGCCATTGCAGCGGGTACAAATGTTGGTTTTCTGTCTCCTGAACATTACGACCAAATTTTTACAGCTCATGGTGTGATTATGATTTTCTTTGTGGCTATGCCATTGGTATTTAGCTTGGCAAATATTGTTTTACCATTACAAATTGGTGCTCGAGATGTTGCTTTCCCTTATCTTAATTCTCTTAGTTTTTGGATGACTTTTGTAGGAGCGATGTTATGTAACTTTTCTCTTGTGATAGGTGATTTTGCAGCAACAGGTTGGTTAGCCTATCCACCTCTTTCTGAATTATATTACAGTCCTACAGTAGGAGTAGACTACTTTATCTGGTCATTACAAATTTCTGGGATAGGAAGTCTTTTAGGAAGCATCAATTTTATTGTTACTGTATTCAAGATGCGAGCTCCAGGTATGAATTTCATGAAAATGCCTATCTTTGTTTGGACGACATTTAGTTCAATGATTTTAGCTGCTCTTGCTTTTCCTATTTTAACCGTTAGTCTGGCTTTATTGACACTCGATCGCCTATTAGGGATGCATTTTTTTAGTCAGTATGCTGGTGGTAACATGATGATGTATATCAATTTAATTTGGGCTTGGGGGCACCCAGAAGTGTACATATTAATTTTACCTGCTTTCGGTGTATTTTCAGAAGTTGTAGCGACATTTAGTCGAAAGAAATTATTTGGTTATACAACTATGGTATACGCAACGCTTGTGATTACTTTTTTGTCTTTTATTGTTTGGGCGCATCATTTCTTCACTATGGGCAGTGGGGGAGATGTAAATGCTATTTTTGGAATTACAACGATGATTATTGCCATACCCACTGGGGTAAAGATTTTTAATTGGCTCTTTACCATGTATAAAGGTAGAATAACCACACGCACTCCTCTGCTATGGGTTTTTGCCTTTTTTTTCACTTTTTCTATAGGAGGAATTGCAGGTGTATTAATGGCTATTCCACCTATAGATTTTCAGGTTCATAACAGTTTATTTTTAGTAGCACATTTTCATACCGTAATTATTGGTGGTGTGCTTTTTGGACTTTTTTCTGGATTTATTTATTGGTTCCCGAAGGCTTTTGGTTTTCGACTTGATGAACAATTAGGTAAGTGGTCTTTCATTTTTTGGGTGATAGGTTTTTACATTGCATTTATGCCTCTTTACTTTTTAGGATTGATGGGAGTCATGCGACGTCTTTATCATTATACAGACATTACCTTACAACCCTATTTCGTTGTTGCAGCTATTGGTGCCGCATTGATTATGATCGGTATTCTACTACAAATTTCTCAGATTATTGTTAGTATAAAAAATCGTCATCAATTACGCGACAATACTGGAGATCCTTGGGATGGACGAACCTTAGAATGGTCTATAGCTTCACCAGCGCCTTCTTATAATTTTGCTTTTATTCCAACAGTAAAAGAAAGAGACCAGTTTTGGGCTGATAAACAAAAAGCTAAAGAGCAAAATTGCTCATGGCGGGTTAATCCAGAAGATGTTCAATATGAAAATATTCATATGCCAAAGAATACTGCTGCAGGTTTTTTGATCGCTGTATTTTCCGGTATTTTTGGATTTTCTATTATCTGGCATATGTGGATTCCAGCCGTTCTTGGGTTGTTTAGTATAATTACAACAATCATTGTTCGGACTTTTAATAGAGAAGTTAACTATTATATTGAAGCTTCAATAGTGAAAAAAACCGAATTACATCACTATAAGGAAGCATCATCGTGA
- a CDS encoding COX aromatic rich motif-containing protein, with the protein MIEKKNAIFLLFKKTLKLLLCGMIISSTFFLTGCHTAIKGILNPTGSITYKEKHLFFDALFLMLIIVIPVFIMSVYFLIRYRAAGNYTSSGDRKISDYWPNWSHSAFLEVVLWGVSIIIVSILGVMAWTTSHKLDPYLPIQQDRKPMIIKTIALPWKWLFIYPEQNIATINYLEIAQGQQVEFIFTNDNVPMSAFFIPQLGSQMYTMAGMRTRLYLIAEKLGTYVGFDSQYNGKGFSDMRFNVKVVKPDELRHWFYKVKQSGEKLIPSVYQKLIQPSIKVPARCYVVVMPNLFSKTLMQYKKTTINNFQ; encoded by the coding sequence ATGATTGAAAAGAAAAATGCAATTTTTTTACTTTTTAAAAAAACGTTAAAGCTCTTGTTGTGTGGAATGATTATTTCTAGTACGTTCTTTTTAACCGGTTGTCATACAGCAATAAAGGGTATTCTTAATCCTACAGGCAGTATAACCTATAAAGAAAAACATTTATTTTTCGATGCTCTTTTTCTGATGCTGATTATAGTGATACCAGTTTTCATTATGAGTGTTTACTTTCTTATTCGTTATCGTGCAGCTGGTAACTATACAAGCAGTGGTGACCGTAAAATTTCAGATTACTGGCCAAACTGGAGCCATAGTGCTTTTCTAGAAGTAGTTTTATGGGGCGTTTCAATAATCATAGTCTCTATTCTCGGAGTAATGGCATGGACAACGAGTCATAAATTAGATCCTTATCTTCCCATACAACAGGATAGAAAACCAATGATAATAAAAACTATAGCCTTACCTTGGAAATGGCTCTTTATTTATCCAGAACAAAATATTGCTACAATCAATTATCTAGAAATAGCTCAAGGACAGCAGGTAGAATTCATTTTTACTAATGACAATGTTCCAATGAGTGCTTTCTTTATTCCACAATTAGGAAGTCAGATGTATACTATGGCAGGTATGCGAACTCGACTGTATTTAATTGCTGAAAAATTAGGTACTTATGTGGGGTTCGATAGCCAATATAATGGGAAAGGTTTCTCTGATATGCGTTTTAATGTAAAAGTAGTAAAACCAGACGAATTACGACATTGGTTTTATAAAGTTAAACAGTCCGGTGAAAAGTTAATTCCATCGGTATATCAGAAGCTTATTCAACCTTCCATTAAAGTGCCTGCGCGCTGTTATGTTGTAGTAATGCCGAATTTATTTTCAAAGACACTTATGCAGTATAAAAAGACAACTATCAATAATTTTCAATAG